A part of Variovorax sp. HW608 genomic DNA contains:
- the dapC gene encoding succinyldiaminopimelate transaminase, translating to MNPLLAKLQPYPFERLRQLFAGVTPNPQYTPISLGIGEPKHPTPGFIKDALSENLGALAVYPATAGDLELRQSFTGWLQKRYGLSLDPATQVLPVNGSREALFALAQTVVDASRTPAPVVMSPNPFYQIYEGAAFLSGAEPYYVPSVPSRNFAVDWDSVPGEVWARTQLVFVCSPGNPTGAVMPLDEWKKLFDLSDHHGFVIAADECYSEIYFRDEPPLGGLEAAAKLGRGDFRNLIALTSLSKRSNVPGLRSGFVAGDASIIKSFLLYRTYHGSAMSGTVAAASIAAWSDESHVVDNRAQYRAKFAAVTPMLEPVLDVRLPDASFYLWAGVPSAWQGDDQAFARELYAQYNVTVLPGSYLARDVAGSNPGRGRIRMALVADTAECTEAAQRIVQFIQNRVLP from the coding sequence ATGAACCCCCTGCTCGCCAAACTGCAGCCCTACCCCTTCGAACGGCTGCGACAACTTTTCGCGGGCGTCACGCCGAACCCGCAGTACACCCCGATCAGCCTGGGCATCGGCGAGCCCAAGCATCCGACGCCCGGCTTCATCAAGGATGCGCTCTCCGAGAACCTCGGCGCCCTCGCCGTCTACCCGGCGACGGCCGGCGACCTCGAACTGCGCCAGTCGTTCACCGGCTGGCTGCAGAAGCGCTATGGATTGAGCCTCGATCCCGCGACCCAGGTGCTGCCGGTCAACGGATCGCGCGAGGCGCTTTTCGCGCTGGCGCAGACGGTGGTCGATGCGAGCCGGACGCCGGCGCCGGTGGTCATGTCGCCCAATCCGTTCTATCAGATCTACGAGGGCGCGGCTTTCCTCTCGGGCGCCGAGCCGTACTACGTGCCGAGCGTGCCGTCGCGCAATTTCGCGGTCGACTGGGACAGCGTGCCGGGCGAGGTCTGGGCCCGCACGCAGCTGGTCTTCGTCTGCTCGCCGGGCAATCCGACCGGCGCGGTGATGCCGCTGGACGAGTGGAAGAAGCTCTTCGACCTGTCGGACCACCACGGCTTCGTCATCGCCGCCGACGAGTGCTACAGCGAGATCTATTTCCGCGACGAGCCGCCGCTCGGCGGGCTCGAAGCCGCGGCGAAGCTCGGGCGAGGCGACTTCCGCAACCTGATCGCGCTCACCTCGCTGTCCAAGCGCAGCAACGTGCCCGGGCTGCGCAGCGGCTTCGTGGCGGGCGATGCGTCGATCATCAAGTCCTTCCTGCTCTACCGCACCTACCACGGCAGCGCGATGAGCGGCACGGTCGCGGCGGCAAGCATCGCAGCCTGGAGCGACGAATCGCACGTGGTCGACAACCGCGCCCAGTACCGCGCCAAGTTCGCGGCCGTCACGCCGATGCTGGAGCCGGTGCTCGACGTGCGCCTGCCCGATGCGAGCTTCTACCTCTGGGCCGGAGTTCCCTCCGCGTGGCAGGGCGACGACCAGGCCTTCGCCCGCGAGCTCTACGCTCAATACAATGTGACGGTGCTGCCCGGCAGCTATCTCGCCCGCGACGTGGCCGGCAGCAATCCGGGCCGCGGGCGCATCCGGATGGCGCTGGTCGCCGACACCGCCGAGTGCACCGAAGCCGCGCAACGCATCGTCCAATTCATCCAGAACCGAGTTCTTCCATGA
- a CDS encoding PilT/PilU family type 4a pilus ATPase codes for MNMMERILRLMAERKASDIYLSANSPAQIRINGNCMPINAQVLPPEAPLSLLAEVVHESRITELERTGELNMAIALEGAGNFRISAMRQRGTYAVVVRHIASVIPAFDDLNLPEILKTLIMEKRGLILMVGSTGAGKSTTLASMLDYRNENASGHILTVEEPIEFTFTNKKSLVNQRDVGSDTQSLQIALKNALRQAPDVIQIGEIRDRETMTAAIAYAQSGHLCVATLHANNSYRALNRILSFYPVEVRPTLLGDLSGALRAIVAQRLLRTPNGARVPALEVMLNTALIAEHIGKGDFTAVKEAMEQSMAEGSQTFEEDIARLITENLVTREEGLSQADSPTNLMWRLQNRKAPTAHNEERSFLEQVEEPTFTDITLDVRL; via the coding sequence ATGAACATGATGGAGCGAATTCTTCGCCTGATGGCCGAACGCAAGGCCTCCGACATCTACCTATCGGCCAACTCCCCGGCGCAGATCCGCATCAACGGCAATTGCATGCCGATCAATGCGCAGGTGCTGCCGCCCGAAGCGCCCCTGAGCCTGCTGGCGGAAGTGGTGCATGAAAGCCGCATCACCGAACTGGAGCGCACCGGCGAGCTCAACATGGCGATCGCACTCGAGGGCGCCGGCAACTTCCGAATCAGCGCGATGCGCCAGCGCGGCACCTACGCGGTGGTGGTGCGGCATATCGCTTCGGTCATTCCGGCGTTCGACGACCTGAACCTGCCCGAGATCCTGAAGACGCTCATCATGGAAAAGCGCGGGCTCATCCTGATGGTGGGCTCCACCGGCGCCGGCAAGAGCACCACGCTCGCGTCGATGCTCGACTATCGCAACGAGAACGCCTCCGGCCACATCCTGACGGTCGAGGAGCCGATCGAGTTCACCTTCACCAACAAGAAGTCGCTGGTGAACCAGCGCGACGTGGGCAGCGACACGCAGTCGCTCCAGATCGCGCTGAAGAACGCGCTGCGCCAGGCTCCCGACGTGATCCAGATCGGCGAAATCCGCGACCGCGAGACGATGACGGCGGCGATCGCCTATGCCCAGTCGGGCCATCTGTGCGTGGCCACGCTGCATGCGAACAACAGCTACCGCGCGCTGAACCGCATCCTGAGCTTCTACCCGGTCGAGGTGCGGCCCACGCTGCTCGGCGACCTCAGCGGCGCGCTGCGCGCGATCGTCGCGCAGCGCCTGCTGCGCACGCCCAACGGCGCGCGCGTGCCGGCACTCGAGGTGATGCTCAACACCGCGCTGATCGCCGAGCACATCGGCAAGGGCGACTTCACCGCGGTCAAGGAAGCCATGGAGCAATCCATGGCCGAAGGCTCGCAGACCTTCGAGGAAGACATCGCGCGCCTGATCACCGAAAATCTGGTCACCCGCGAGGAAGGCCTGTCGCAGGCCGATTCGCCGACCAACCTGATGTGGCGCCTGCAGAACCGCAAGGCACCGACCGCCCACAACGAAGAACGCTCCTTCCTCGAACAGGTCGAGGAACCCACCTTCACGGACATCACGCTCGACGTGCGTCTGTGA
- the argA gene encoding amino-acid N-acetyltransferase, whose protein sequence is MSTVFNFTFVPWFRSVAPYIHMHRGKTFVVAMAGEAIAAGKLQSIAQDLALIQSMGVKVVLVHGFRPQVNEQLRAKGHEAKYSHGMRITDEVALDCAQEAAGQLRYEIEAAFSQGLPNTPMAGSTVRMMSGNFITARPVGVVDGIDFQHSGLVRKVDAVGIRRALDFGSMVLMSPFGFSPTGEAFNLTMEEVATSVAISIQADKLIFLTEIPGIPADAGQPVSDDNPIDTELPLDEAEKLLASLPPAQRPTDAAFYLQHCVKACEAGVERNHIIPFSVDGSLLLEIYVHDGIGTMVIDEKLESLREATADDIGGILQLIEPFERDGTLVKRSRTEIERDIGQYTVIEHDGVIFGCAALYPYPEAKTAEMAALTVSPQSQAQGDGERILKRIEHRAKAQGLESIFVLTTRTMHWFLKRGFQQVNPDWLPDARKRKYNWDRRSQVLVKKL, encoded by the coding sequence ATGTCCACCGTCTTCAATTTCACCTTCGTCCCCTGGTTCCGCTCGGTGGCGCCGTACATCCACATGCATCGCGGCAAGACCTTCGTGGTCGCCATGGCCGGCGAAGCGATCGCGGCGGGCAAGCTGCAAAGCATCGCGCAGGACCTCGCGCTGATCCAGAGCATGGGCGTCAAGGTGGTGCTGGTTCACGGCTTCCGCCCGCAGGTCAACGAACAGCTGCGCGCCAAGGGCCACGAGGCGAAGTATTCGCACGGCATGCGCATCACCGACGAAGTCGCGCTGGACTGCGCCCAGGAAGCCGCCGGCCAGCTGCGCTACGAGATCGAGGCCGCGTTCAGCCAGGGCCTGCCGAACACGCCAATGGCCGGCTCCACGGTGCGGATGATGTCCGGCAACTTCATTACCGCGCGGCCGGTCGGCGTGGTCGACGGCATCGATTTCCAGCACTCGGGGCTGGTGCGCAAGGTCGACGCGGTCGGCATCCGGCGTGCGCTCGACTTCGGCTCGATGGTGCTGATGTCGCCTTTCGGCTTCTCGCCCACCGGCGAGGCCTTCAACCTCACGATGGAAGAAGTCGCGACCAGCGTCGCGATCTCGATCCAGGCGGACAAGCTGATCTTCCTGACCGAGATCCCGGGGATTCCGGCGGATGCCGGCCAGCCCGTCAGCGACGACAACCCGATCGACACCGAACTGCCGCTCGATGAAGCGGAGAAGCTCCTCGCATCCCTGCCGCCGGCCCAGCGCCCGACCGATGCCGCCTTCTACCTCCAGCACTGCGTGAAGGCCTGCGAAGCCGGCGTCGAGCGCAACCACATCATTCCCTTCAGCGTCGACGGCTCGCTGCTGCTCGAGATCTACGTGCACGACGGCATCGGCACGATGGTGATCGACGAGAAGCTCGAATCGCTGCGCGAAGCCACGGCCGACGACATCGGCGGCATCCTCCAGCTCATCGAGCCCTTCGAGCGCGACGGCACGCTGGTCAAGCGCAGCCGCACCGAGATCGAGCGCGACATCGGCCAGTACACCGTGATCGAGCACGACGGCGTGATCTTCGGCTGCGCCGCGCTCTACCCCTACCCCGAAGCCAAGACCGCGGAGATGGCCGCGCTCACCGTGTCGCCGCAGTCGCAGGCGCAGGGCGACGGCGAACGCATCCTGAAGCGCATCGAGCACCGGGCCAAGGCGCAGGGGCTGGAGAGCATCTTCGTGCTCACCACGCGCACCATGCACTGGTTCCTCAAGCGCGGCTTCCAGCAGGTCAACCCCGACTGGCTCCCCGATGCACGCAAGCGCAAGTACAACTGGGACCGCAGGAGCCAGGTGCTGGTCAAGAAGCTCTGA
- the dapE gene encoding succinyl-diaminopimelate desuccinylase yields MSRTLQLAELLISRPSVTPDDAGCQGILGERLARLGFKLETIESGPADFRVTNLWAVRAGAAGAESRRIAFAGHTDVVPTGPLEQWTSHPFTPTHRDGRLYGRGACDMKTSLAAFVVAIEEFLAAKPDPRLSLALLLTSDEEGPAVDGTVVVCNTLAARGERIDYCIVGEPTAVERCGDMIKNGRRGTMSGRLSVKGAQGHIAYPHLAKNPVHSFAPALAELVAINSAGGWDAGNVHFQPTSWQISNIHAGTGASNVIPGAAVIDFNFRFSTESTPESLKQRVHQVLDAHGLDYTLDWTIGGLPFLTQPGELVEAVQQAIRDETGIDTELSTSGGTSDARFIARICKQVVELGPTNASIHKIDEHIAVAEIDPLKNIYRRTLDRLEALLHP; encoded by the coding sequence ATGTCACGAACGCTCCAGCTTGCCGAACTACTGATTTCACGTCCCTCGGTCACCCCTGACGATGCGGGGTGCCAGGGGATTCTTGGCGAACGACTGGCGCGGCTGGGCTTCAAGCTCGAGACCATCGAAAGCGGCCCGGCGGATTTCCGGGTCACCAACCTCTGGGCGGTGCGCGCCGGTGCGGCCGGCGCCGAAAGCCGCAGGATCGCTTTCGCCGGCCACACCGACGTGGTCCCGACCGGTCCGCTCGAACAGTGGACCAGCCACCCGTTCACGCCGACGCACCGCGACGGCAGGCTCTACGGTCGCGGCGCCTGCGACATGAAGACCTCGCTCGCGGCCTTCGTGGTCGCCATCGAGGAATTCCTCGCGGCCAAGCCCGACCCCCGCCTTTCGCTGGCCCTCCTGCTCACGAGCGACGAGGAAGGCCCTGCCGTCGACGGCACGGTGGTGGTCTGCAACACGCTCGCCGCACGCGGCGAACGCATCGACTACTGCATCGTCGGCGAGCCGACCGCGGTGGAGCGCTGCGGCGACATGATCAAGAACGGCCGCCGCGGCACGATGAGCGGCAGGCTCAGCGTCAAGGGCGCGCAGGGCCACATCGCCTACCCGCACCTCGCGAAGAATCCGGTGCATTCATTCGCACCTGCGCTGGCCGAACTGGTCGCGATCAACAGCGCAGGCGGCTGGGATGCAGGCAATGTGCACTTCCAGCCAACGAGCTGGCAGATCAGCAACATCCACGCGGGCACCGGCGCGAGCAACGTGATTCCGGGGGCCGCGGTCATCGATTTCAATTTCCGCTTCTCGACCGAGTCGACGCCGGAATCGCTCAAGCAGCGCGTCCATCAGGTGCTCGATGCGCACGGGCTCGACTACACGCTGGACTGGACGATCGGCGGCCTGCCCTTCCTGACCCAGCCGGGCGAGCTGGTCGAAGCGGTGCAGCAGGCGATCCGCGACGAAACCGGCATCGACACCGAGCTTTCGACCAGCGGCGGCACCAGCGACGCGCGCTTCATCGCCAGGATCTGCAAGCAGGTCGTAGAACTGGGCCCGACCAACGCCAGCATCCACAAGATCGACGAGCACATCGCGGTCGCGGAGATCGATCCGCTCAAGAACATCTATCGCCGCACGCTGGACCGGCTCGAAGCGCTGCTCCATCCATGA
- the dapD gene encoding 2,3,4,5-tetrahydropyridine-2,6-dicarboxylate N-succinyltransferase, which produces MTQQLQQTIDAAWEDRANISATSAPKDVRDAVEHVIAELNNGKLRVATREAVGQWTVHQWIKKAVLLSFRLKDNEQMQAGSLGFYDKVPTKFSHLSAGELKDAGVRIVPPAVARRGSYIAKGAVLMPSYVNIGAYVGENTMVDTWATVGSCAQIGANVHLSGGVGIGGVLEPLQAGPTIIEDNCFIGARSEVVEGVVIEENSVLSMGVYIGQSTPIYDRATGEVTYGRVPAGSVVISGTLPKDNGRYSLYAAIIVKRVDAQTRAKTSLNELLRD; this is translated from the coding sequence ATGACCCAACAACTCCAGCAGACCATCGACGCAGCGTGGGAAGACCGCGCCAATATCTCCGCCACCAGTGCTCCGAAGGACGTGCGCGACGCGGTCGAGCACGTGATCGCCGAGCTCAACAACGGCAAGCTGCGCGTCGCCACGCGCGAAGCCGTCGGCCAATGGACCGTGCACCAGTGGATCAAGAAGGCCGTGCTGCTGTCGTTCCGCCTCAAGGACAACGAGCAGATGCAGGCCGGCTCGCTGGGCTTCTACGACAAGGTGCCGACCAAGTTCTCGCACCTGTCGGCCGGCGAGCTGAAGGACGCCGGCGTGCGCATCGTGCCACCGGCCGTCGCGCGCCGCGGCAGCTACATCGCCAAGGGCGCGGTGCTGATGCCCTCCTACGTGAACATCGGCGCCTACGTCGGCGAGAACACCATGGTCGACACCTGGGCCACCGTCGGCTCCTGCGCGCAGATCGGCGCCAACGTGCACCTCTCGGGCGGCGTCGGCATCGGCGGCGTGCTCGAGCCGCTGCAGGCCGGCCCGACCATCATCGAGGACAACTGCTTCATCGGTGCGCGCTCCGAAGTGGTCGAAGGCGTCGTGATCGAGGAAAACTCGGTGCTGTCGATGGGCGTCTACATCGGCCAGAGCACGCCGATCTACGACCGCGCCACCGGTGAAGTCACCTATGGCCGGGTACCCGCCGGATCGGTTGTGATCAGCGGCACGCTGCCCAAGGACAACGGCAGGTACAGCCTGTACGCCGCCATCATCGTGAAGCGTGTCGACGCGCAGACCCGCGCCAAGACCTCGCTGAACGAGTTGCTGCGCGACTGA
- the prmB gene encoding 50S ribosomal protein L3 N(5)-glutamine methyltransferase codes for MSTVIQLVEAGARQLADAGVSFGHGTTNAFDEAAWLVLWRLGLALDDLDGVAERPVAPAEAARVAALFEERIRTRKPAAYLTKEAWLQGVPFYVDERAIVPRSFIAELLADGSIDTWLSDRTRRVLDLCTGNGSLAVLAAMTYPDVSVDAADISTEALEVAAINVTRHELDARITLLESDGLASVRGPYDLILCNPPYVNAQSMSALPAEYRAEPELALAGGTDGMDFIRRLFADAPARMTESAVLVLEIGNERAHFEAAFPRLEVVWLPTSAGEDQVLLVARESLLQ; via the coding sequence ATGAGCACGGTGATTCAACTCGTCGAGGCCGGCGCGCGGCAGCTGGCCGATGCCGGCGTGTCGTTCGGGCATGGCACGACCAACGCCTTCGACGAAGCGGCCTGGCTCGTGCTCTGGCGCTTGGGCCTCGCGCTGGACGATCTCGACGGCGTTGCTGAGCGTCCGGTGGCGCCCGCGGAGGCCGCGCGCGTTGCCGCGCTTTTCGAAGAGCGCATCCGGACGCGCAAGCCGGCCGCCTACCTGACCAAGGAAGCCTGGCTCCAGGGCGTGCCCTTCTACGTCGACGAACGCGCGATCGTGCCGCGCAGCTTCATCGCCGAACTGCTGGCCGACGGTTCCATCGACACGTGGCTCAGCGACCGGACGCGCCGTGTGCTCGACCTGTGCACCGGCAACGGCAGCCTCGCGGTTCTGGCGGCCATGACCTATCCCGACGTCTCGGTCGATGCAGCCGACATCTCGACAGAAGCGCTCGAGGTCGCCGCGATCAACGTCACGCGCCACGAGCTCGATGCGCGCATCACCCTGCTCGAATCCGACGGCCTCGCTTCGGTGCGCGGTCCTTATGACCTCATCCTCTGCAATCCGCCCTACGTCAACGCGCAGAGCATGAGCGCGCTCCCGGCCGAATACCGCGCCGAACCCGAGCTGGCCCTGGCGGGCGGTACCGACGGCATGGATTTCATCCGCCGGCTCTTCGCCGATGCGCCGGCCCGCATGACCGAATCCGCCGTGCTGGTGCTCGAAATCGGCAACGAGCGCGCGCATTTCGAAGCCGCCTTTCCAAGGCTCGAAGTGGTGTGGCTCCCCACGAGCGCGGGCGAGGACCAGGTGTTGCTGGTCGCCCGCGAGTCTCTGCTGCAGTAG
- a CDS encoding ATP-binding cassette domain-containing protein: protein MITLKNVILRRSAKVLLDGASVTINPGEKVGLVGRNGAGKSTLFALFNGTLHEDGGDFAMPKQWRMAQVAQNMPETDESATDFVVTGDTRLVELREALAAAEAGHEANPDDAELGMALAHAYTDLADAGEHDAVPRAQALILGLGFKPHELDQPVNSFSGGWRMRLQLARALMCPSDLLLLDEPTNHLDLDALVWLEAWLQKYAGTMIVISHDREFLDAVTDVTLHIEHARLNRYGGNYSAFETLRAQQLELQQAAYAKQQDKIAHLQKFIDRFKAKASKAKQAQSRVKALERMEKVAPLLAEADFSFEFKEPGNIPNPMLTISDGSFGYQSEDEPPKIILRGVNRSVLAGQRIGILGANGQGKSTLVKTIAREMGAIAGTITEGKGLNIGYFAQQELDVLRPQDTPLEHMVRLARELGAATRERTGEQDLRGFLGSFNFSGDMVKQPVGTMSGGEKARLVLAMMVWQRPNLLLLDEPTNHLDLATREALAVALNEFEGTLMLVSHDRALLRSVCDEFWLVGRGAVSDFDGDLDDYQRYLLEESRRLREEAKLAMNAVAVEPVPAAQEAPAIGKNQRRQDAQDRQQRNERAKPLKRELAQIDQRLADAGIEKTAIEARLARPLPAPEIAEAGKRLKTLNDEIEQLEERWLDLSDQLEALA, encoded by the coding sequence ATGATCACCCTCAAGAACGTCATCCTGCGCCGCAGCGCCAAAGTGCTGCTCGACGGCGCCAGCGTCACCATCAACCCCGGCGAAAAGGTCGGGCTGGTGGGGCGCAACGGCGCCGGCAAGTCGACCTTGTTCGCGCTCTTCAACGGCACGCTGCACGAAGACGGCGGCGACTTCGCGATGCCGAAGCAATGGCGCATGGCGCAGGTCGCGCAGAACATGCCCGAGACCGACGAATCGGCAACCGATTTCGTCGTCACCGGCGACACCCGGCTGGTCGAACTGCGGGAAGCACTCGCCGCCGCCGAGGCCGGGCACGAGGCCAACCCCGACGACGCGGAGCTCGGCATGGCCCTCGCCCATGCCTACACCGACCTGGCCGATGCCGGCGAGCACGACGCCGTGCCCCGCGCGCAGGCGCTGATCCTCGGCCTGGGCTTCAAGCCGCACGAGCTCGACCAGCCGGTCAACAGCTTCTCGGGTGGCTGGCGCATGCGCCTGCAGCTGGCACGCGCGCTGATGTGCCCGAGCGACCTGCTGCTGCTCGACGAGCCCACCAACCACCTGGACCTGGACGCCCTCGTCTGGCTCGAAGCGTGGCTGCAGAAGTACGCCGGCACGATGATCGTGATCAGCCACGACCGCGAGTTCCTCGACGCCGTGACCGATGTGACGCTGCACATCGAGCATGCCCGCCTGAACCGGTACGGGGGCAACTACAGCGCCTTCGAGACGCTGCGCGCCCAGCAGCTGGAGTTGCAGCAAGCCGCCTACGCCAAGCAGCAGGACAAGATCGCCCACCTGCAGAAGTTCATCGACCGTTTCAAGGCCAAGGCCAGCAAGGCCAAGCAGGCGCAAAGCCGGGTCAAGGCGCTCGAGCGCATGGAGAAGGTCGCGCCGCTGCTCGCGGAGGCCGATTTCAGCTTCGAGTTCAAGGAGCCGGGCAACATCCCGAACCCGATGCTGACGATCAGCGACGGGAGCTTCGGCTACCAGTCCGAGGACGAGCCGCCCAAGATCATCCTGCGCGGCGTGAACCGGTCGGTGCTGGCCGGACAGCGCATCGGCATCCTCGGCGCCAACGGCCAGGGCAAGTCGACGCTGGTCAAGACCATCGCACGCGAAATGGGTGCGATTGCCGGCACGATCACCGAGGGCAAGGGCCTCAACATCGGCTACTTCGCGCAGCAGGAGCTCGACGTGCTACGGCCGCAGGACACGCCGCTCGAACACATGGTCCGCCTGGCGCGCGAACTCGGCGCGGCAACCAGGGAGCGCACCGGCGAACAGGACCTGCGCGGCTTTCTCGGCAGCTTCAACTTCAGCGGCGACATGGTGAAGCAGCCGGTCGGCACCATGAGCGGCGGCGAGAAGGCCCGGCTGGTGCTCGCGATGATGGTCTGGCAGCGTCCCAACCTGCTGCTGCTCGACGAGCCGACCAACCACCTCGATCTCGCGACCCGCGAGGCGCTGGCCGTGGCGCTCAACGAGTTCGAAGGCACGCTCATGCTGGTCAGCCACGACCGGGCGCTGTTGCGTTCGGTGTGCGACGAGTTCTGGCTGGTGGGCCGCGGCGCGGTCAGTGACTTCGATGGCGACCTGGATGATTACCAGCGTTATCTGCTGGAGGAATCGCGGCGCCTTCGCGAAGAAGCCAAGCTGGCGATGAATGCAGTGGCAGTCGAGCCCGTACCTGCCGCACAAGAAGCGCCCGCGATCGGAAAAAACCAGCGCCGACAGGATGCCCAGGACCGGCAGCAGCGCAACGAGCGCGCCAAGCCGCTCAAGCGGGAACTCGCCCAGATCGACCAGCGGCTGGCCGACGCAGGCATCGAGAAGACCGCCATCGAGGCGCGCCTGGCACGACCACTGCCGGCGCCCGAGATCGCCGAAGCCGGCAAGCGCCTGAAGACGCTGAACGACGAGATCGAACAGCTCGAGGAGCGCTGGCTCGACTTGTCCGATCAGCTCGAAGCGCTCGCCTGA